CCGCGCCCGCATGAGCCACACCTCGCGGCACTGAGCTCCCCGGGCAATACAGCGCAACACCGCGCACCTCGGCGCCCAATTCTGATATTCCATTCAGGAATAGACGATTCGATAGATTTCATTATTTTTTATACAGCCGGATGCCTAGACTGGTGGGCATCCGGCGATCCGTGGCTGTCCTGCACGGCGCGCGCCTCCCTGCCATGACATTGAAGCTCCAGGAGACCTCGTGAGCCTTGCGACTCCGCCGCTGCTGCGGCACTACGTGGATGGCGCGTTCGTCGCCACCGATCGCCAGTTCGATAACGTGAGCCCTGTCGACGGCCGGCTCGTCGCCAGGGTCTGCGAGGCCGACGCCGCCACCGTCGAGCGCGCCGTCGCCGCCGCGCGTCGCGCGCTGCACGACGGGCCGTGGAGCAAGACCACCCCGGCCGAGCGCGCCGCCATGCTGCATCGCATCGCCGACGGCATCCAGGCGCGCTTCGACGACTTCGTCGCCGCCGAAGTGGCCGACACCGGTCGCCCGGTCGAACAGGCCCGCACGCTCGACATCGCGCGCGGCATTGCCAATTTCCGCATGTTCGCCGACCTCATCAAGACCGCCGGCAGCGAAGTCTATGAAATGCGCGCGGCCGACGGCGGCGACGTGATGAACTACGTCACGCGCAAGCCGCTCGGCGTGATCGGCATCATCTCGCCGTGGAACCTGCCGCTGCTGCTCTTTACGTGGAAGGTCGCCCCGGCGCTCGCCATGGGCAATTGCGTGGTGGCCAAGCCGTCGGAGGAAACGCCCTCCTCGGCCACGCTGCTCGCCGAGGTCATGCACGAAGCAGGCGTGCCGCCTGGCGTTTTCAACCTCGTGCATGGTTTCGGGCCGGACTCGGCCGGCGAATTCCTCACGAAGCACCCCGACGTGGCCGCCATCACGTTTACCGGCGAGTCGCGCACGGGCAGCGCCATCATGAAAGCCGTGGCCGACGGCGTGAAGGAAATCTCGTTCGAACTGGGCGGCAAGAACGCCGCGGTGGTCTTCGCCGATGCCGACTTCGATGCCGCCGTCGACGGCGTGGTGCGTTCGTCGTTCACCAATGCCGGTCAGGTCTGCCTGTGCTCGGAGCGCGTGTATGTCGAACGGCCGATCTTCGAGCGCTTCGTGGCCGCGCTCGCCGAGCGCGCCGCCGCCCTGCGCATCGACGCCCCCGAGGCCACCGGCGTGCAGATGGGCCCGCTCGTCTCACGCAAGCATCGCGACAAGGTGCTCTCGTACTATCGCCTGGCCGTCGAGGAAGGCGCGAGCGTCGTGACCGGCGGCGGCGTGCCTGTCTTCGGCGACGCCCGCGACGAAGGCGCGTTCGTCCAGCCCACGGTCTGGACCGGACTGCCCGACACGGCGCGCTGCGTGCGCGAGGAGATCTTCGGCCCGGTGTGCCACGTCGCGCCGTTCGACAGCGAGGACGAAGTGATCCGCCGCGTCAACGACAGCGACTATGGCCTTGCGGGCTGCGTCTGGACGACGAATCTGTCGCGCGCGCACCGCGTGGCGCGCCAGTTCCAGACCGGGCTGGTATGGGTCAACACCTGGTTCCTGCGCGACCTGCGCACACCGTTCGGCGGCGTGAAGCTCTCGGGCCTGGGCCGCGAAGGCGGACGCCACTCGCTCGACTTCTATTCCGAAATCACCAACATCTGCATCAAACTGTGAGGCGACGGTGCGGCGGCTCCGATGGGGGTCGGACCA
The Pandoraea pulmonicola DNA segment above includes these coding regions:
- a CDS encoding 2-hydroxymuconic semialdehyde dehydrogenase, with translation MSLATPPLLRHYVDGAFVATDRQFDNVSPVDGRLVARVCEADAATVERAVAAARRALHDGPWSKTTPAERAAMLHRIADGIQARFDDFVAAEVADTGRPVEQARTLDIARGIANFRMFADLIKTAGSEVYEMRAADGGDVMNYVTRKPLGVIGIISPWNLPLLLFTWKVAPALAMGNCVVAKPSEETPSSATLLAEVMHEAGVPPGVFNLVHGFGPDSAGEFLTKHPDVAAITFTGESRTGSAIMKAVADGVKEISFELGGKNAAVVFADADFDAAVDGVVRSSFTNAGQVCLCSERVYVERPIFERFVAALAERAAALRIDAPEATGVQMGPLVSRKHRDKVLSYYRLAVEEGASVVTGGGVPVFGDARDEGAFVQPTVWTGLPDTARCVREEIFGPVCHVAPFDSEDEVIRRVNDSDYGLAGCVWTTNLSRAHRVARQFQTGLVWVNTWFLRDLRTPFGGVKLSGLGREGGRHSLDFYSEITNICIKL